A DNA window from Setaria viridis chromosome 2, Setaria_viridis_v4.0, whole genome shotgun sequence contains the following coding sequences:
- the LOC117843469 gene encoding small ribosomal subunit protein uS4y — translation MVHVSFYRNYGKTFKKPRRPYEKERLDAELKLVGEYGLRCKRELWRVQYALSRIRNAARELLTLDEKNPRRIFEGEALLRRMNRYGLLGEGQNKLDYVLALTVENFLQRRLQTIVFKNGMAKSIHHARVLIRQRHIRVGRQLVNIPSFMVRVESEKHIDFSLTSPLGGGPAGRVKRKNQNKATGGGGDGEEDEE, via the exons ATGGTGCACGTCAGCTTCTACCGCAACT ATGGGAAGACCTTCAAGAAGCCAAGGCGTCCGTACGAGAAGGAGCGCCTTGATGCTGAGCTGAAGCTGGTGGGTGAGTACGGCCTGAGGTGCAAGCGTGAGCTGTGGCGTGTGCAGTATGCCCTGAGCCGTATCAGAAATGCAGCCAGGGAGCTGCTCACCCTGGATGAGAAGAACCCCCGCCGTATCTTTGAGGGTGAGGCGCTCCTCCGCCGCATGAACCGCTATGGTCTCCTTGGTGAGGGTCAGAACAAGCTCGATTACGTGCTTGCCCTCACTGTTGAGAACTtcctccagcgccgcctccaGACCATTGTCTTTAAGAATGGCATGGCCAAGTCCATCCACCACGCCCGTGTCCTGATCAGGCAGCGCCACATCAG GGTGGGGAGGCAGCTCGTCAACATTCCGTCATTCATGGTCAGGGTTGAATCCGAGAAGCACATCGACTTCTCCCTCACCAGCCCTCTGGGTGGCGGCCCTGCTGGAAGAGTGAAGAGAAAGAACCAGAATAAGGCcactggcggtggtggtgacggCGAGGAGGATGAAGAGTAA
- the LOC117844488 gene encoding pentatricopeptide repeat-containing protein At1g26900, mitochondrial: MPPGKPLTALLKSATRPGHLLQLHALMLKSSHFPHNAFPTARLLASPLAPLPYALSLFTAVPRPTLFHHTALLRALSTCPSAASLAASLSILAFARARLPVLDEFAFQPLLALCAKVPDDAEAASIGKQLHALVLRYGFLDVVSLRNVLCHFYCNCGGMADARRVFDEMKEKDAISWNTVIGGYVRAEDVGTAVEMFTAMRWSGMDVSLTAVINLIGGGWRGESVHGFCVKAGLCSDVKVAAAIVRMYVREGSVDCAGKVFQETTRRDLVLYNCMVDGYAKAGRIHDAMDLVERMWQSGMRPSSGTLVGVLSACGASGALPAGCRVHELAQEARLELDTALGTALMDMYFKCGCPNEAAAVFDEMRDRDVKAWTAMIMGFGVNGQPGAAISLFCRMEEDGVAPNEVTFLALLNTCSHGGLVQEGKEFLERMVRHHGLSPSPEHYGCVIDLLGRAGRLDEAYELIRSMASRGDATGWRTLLAACRVHGNVKLGRMVQAQLDAMGHYHPSDVIQLSNTYASEGRWDEIARLRDLEAQKISVEQKEAGCTSIVVSY, translated from the coding sequence ATGCCGCCGGGGAAGCCGCTGACGGCGCTGCTCAAGTCGGCGACGAGGCCGGGGCACCTGCTCCAGCTCCACGCCCTGATGCTCAAGTCCTCCCACTTCCCGCACAACGCCTTCCCCACCGCCAGGCTCCTCGCCTCCCCGCTCGCGCCGCTCCCCTACGCGCTCTCCCTCTTCACCGCCGTCCCGCGGCCCACGCTCTTCCACCACACCGCCCTGCTCCGCGCGCTCTCCACGTGCCCCTCCGCGGCATCCCTCGCCGCGTCCCTCTCCATCCTTGCCTTCGCGCGGGCGCGCCTCCCGGTCCTCGATGAGTTCGCGTTCCAGCCGCTGCTCGCGCTCTGCGCGAAAGTCCCCGATGACGCCGAGGCAGCATCCATTGGCAAACAGCTCCACGCGCTCGTGCTACGGTACGGGTTCCTGGACGTTGTGAGCCTGCGGAACGTGCTGTGCCATTTTTACTGCAACTGTGGGGGCATGGCGGATGCGCGGAGAGTGTTCGATGAAATGAAAGAGAAGGACGCCATTTCTTGGAACACGGTGATCGGGGGCTATGTCAGGGCAGAGGATGTGGGCACAGCGGTGGAGATGTTTACCGCGATGAGATGGTCTGGCATGGATGTCAGCCTTACTGCTGTGATCAACTTGATTGGGGGTGGCTGGCGAGGGGAGTCAGTTCATGGCTTCTGCGTCAAGGCGGGCCTCTGCAGTGATGTGAAGGTTGCGGCAGCAATTGTGAGGATGTATGTGAGGGAGGGAAGTGTTGATTGTGCAGGCAAGGTATTTCAAGAGACAACCAGACGGGACTTGGTGCTGTATAACTGTATGGTGGATGGCTATGCAAAGGCTGGGCGAATTCATGATGCAATGGACTTGGTTGAAAGGATGTGGCAGTCCGGAATGAGACCAAGTTCAGGGACGCTTGTGGGTGTGCTCTCTGCGTGTGGAGCTTCAGGGGCATTGCCAGCTGGTTGCCGCGTCCATGAGCTTGCTCAGGAGGCACGGCTTGAGCTTGACACTGCGCTTGGGACTGCGCTTATGGATATGTACTTCAAGTGCGGGTGCCCCAACGAGGCAGCTGCAGTCTTCGATGAAATGCGTGATAGGGATGTGAAGGCATGGACAGCGATGATAATGGGATTCGGAGTCAATGGACAGCCAGGTGCTGCTATCTCCCTGTTCTGcaggatggaggaagatggTGTGGCTCCTAACGAGGTCACCTTCCTCGCGCTGCTGAACACTTGTAGCCATGGCGGGTTGGTGCAGGAAGGTAAAGAGTTCCTGGAACGCATGGTGCGCCATCACGGTTTGTCTCCCAGCCCTGAGCACTACGGATGTGTCATTGATCTCCTGGGAAGGGCAGGGCGGCTAGACGAAGCTTATGAGCTCATACGAAGCATGGCATCCCGGGGTGATGCTACGGGTTGGAGAACGTTGCTTGCAGCCTGTAGAGTCCATGGCAACGTAAAGCTGGGGAGGATGGTGCAGGCGCAGTTGGATGCCATGGGCCACTACCATCCGTCGGATGTCATTCAGCTGTCGAACACGTACGCATCGGAAGGCAGGTGGGACGAGATAGCTCGGTTGAGGGATTTAGAAGCTCAAAAAATCTCAGTGGAGCAGAAGGAAGCAGGCTGCACCTCCATTGTTGTGTCCTACTAG
- the LOC117843466 gene encoding transcription factor BHLH062 gives MVPRDRAHGAAAAPTEKLVQGPILNKCEKKAPKKVHKSEREKRKRDKQNDLFGELGNMLEPDRQNNGKACILSDTTRILKDLLSQVESLRQENGALKNESRYVALERNELLDENNMIRTEISELQNELRMHMEGNPIWSHDVTRSNRTVPHPATTVFALQHLSHPAVTTTMAPPLQQLAVLDQSYTAPAVSTTMAPPLQQLAVLDQSYTAPAVSTTMAPPLQQLAVLDQSYTAPRRELQLFPEAASTEDTEPPQDQGISNHVMRPQARYPTTMATLPVHVYPILPRMEDEQCSSGTTGSGEEGGVGNH, from the exons ATGGTGCCCAGAGATAGGGCgcatggcgccgccgcggccccgaCGGAGAAGCTCGTTCAAGG GCCTATCTTGAACAAGTGCGAAAAGAAGGCTCCCAAGAAAGTGCATAAATCTGAGAGGGAGAAACGAAAGCGGGACAAGCAGAATGATCTCTTTGGTGAGCTTGGAAATATGCTAG AACCTGATAGGCAGAACAACGGGAAGGCATGCATATTGAGCGACACTACTCGAATACTTAAGGATCTACTTTCACAAGTAGAATCTCTTCGACAGGAGAATGGTGCACTGAAGAATGAATCTCGTTAT GTTGCATTGGAGAGAAATGAACTACTGGATGAAAACAACATGATCCGCACTGAAATCTCGGAACTGCAAAATGAGCTGAGGATGCACATGGAAGGCAACCCTATCTGGAGTCATGATGTGACAAGGTCAAATCGTACAGTGCCTCATCCCGCAACCACGGTATTTGCACTGCAACATTTGTCGCATCCAGCAGTCACTACAACAATGGCACCCCCTCTGCAACAGCTAGCAGTCCTTGATCAATCTTATACTGCCCCAGCAGTCAGTACAACAATGGCACCCCCTCTGCAACAGCTAGCAGTCCTTGATCAATCTTATACTGCCCCAGCAGTCAGTACAACAATGGCACCCCCTCTGCAACAGCTAGCAGTCCTTGATCAATCTTATACTGCCCCACGGCGGGAGCTACAGCTCTTCCCTGAAGCTGCATCCACTGAAGATACTGAACCACCACAAGACCAGGGGATCTCTAATCATGTGATGCGGCCGCAGGCAAGATACCCAACAACAATGGCCACTTTGCCTGTACATGTATATCCAATCCTTCCTAGAATGGAAGATGAGCAATGTAGCAGTGGCACTACTGGTAGTGGAGAGGAAGGTGGTGTAGGCAACCATTAA
- the LOC117843468 gene encoding origin of replication complex subunit 6, with protein sequence MDMSAIAARLGLSESRPVVRKAGELRRLCDVNFDSSVLGIGEVCKAIICLEIAASKFQVIFDRAEAVRMSGMSEKAYIRSFNALQNGLGVKTTLDVRELGIQFGCVRLIPFVQKGLSLYKERFLAALPPSRRASTDFGRPVFTAAAFYLCAKRHKLKVDKLKLIDLCGTSSTEFTTVSTSMADLCFDVFGIAKEKKDPKSIKGNRELLDVLPSKRKHEDDSDSSDESSEDDQDELDLPTHKRRKKMEKQAYNEWKSSVLSSNKQTKPDPAKPRRQAQLNFKKPADITLEVPSAAN encoded by the exons ATGGACATGTCGGCGATCGCCGCGCGCCTCGGCCTCTCGGAGTCCCGCCCCGTCGTCCGCAAGgccggcgagctccgccgcctctGCGACGTCAACTTCGACTCCTCCGTCCTCGGCATC GGGGAGGTTTGCAAAGCCATCATCTGCCTGGAGATTGCCGCGTCCAA GTTCCAGGTGATATTTGACCGAGCGGAGGCTGTGCGTATGAGCGGTATGTCTGAGAAGGCATACATCAGATCGTTCAATGCGCTGCAGAATGGTCTCGGCGTCAA GACAACGTTGGATGTGCGCGAGTTGGGCATCCAGTTTGGCTGTGTCAGGCTGATACCTTTTGTTCAGAAGGGATTATCACT TTACAAGGAGCGCTTCCTTGCTGCTTTGCCACCTTCTCGGCGGGCAAGCACTGACTTTGGTCGGCCGGTATTTACTGCAGCAGCATTCTATCTATGTGCGAAGAGGCACAAG CTCAAAGTTGACAAACTAAAGCTGATAGATCTATGTGGTACATCCAGCACCGAGTTTACAACG GTTTCAACATCAATGGCAGACCTGTGCTTTGATGTTTTTGGGATAgccaaggagaagaaggatcCGAAGTCCATCAAAGGGAATAGAG AACTGTTGGATGTTCTGCCAAGCAAAAGGAAACATGAGGATGACAGTGATTCATCTGACGAGTCCTCAGAGGATGACCAAGATGAACTAGAC TTACCAACTCACAAGAGGCGCAAGAAGATGGAGAAGCAAGCATACAATGAGTGGAAGTCGTCAGTTCTTTCCTCCAACAAGCAAACAAAACCAG ACCCTGCCAAGCCCAGGAGGCAAGCTCAGCTTAACTTCAAGAAGCCTGCAGACATCACCTTAGAAGTACCTTCAGCAGCCAACTAG
- the LOC117842404 gene encoding myb-related protein 306 produces the protein MVRPPCCDKEGVKKGPWTPEEDLVLVSYIQEHGPGNWRAVPTRTGLMRCSKSCRLRWTNYLRPGIKRGNFTDQEEKLIVHLQALLGNRWAAIASYLPERTDNDIKNYWNTHLKRKLQSGGEGAAKPPAHRPASSSKGQWERRLQTDIDMARRALREALTPLGDLKTQQHDGVDAAGAGTGGGDSPASSSSGASQCSPSAAAPGPYVLTTENISRMLDGWAGGRKVRRGGSAGPGTPGGAESASTGSSDASEVSYGGAAVASAAPATAGTLSEYETKPAVAAPQMPLSAIESWLFDDDSHFHQVQNASLLDVPTMDYPF, from the exons aTGGTGAGGCCACCGTGCTGTGACAAGGAGGGCGTCAAGAAGGGCCCGTGGACGCCGGAGGAGGACCTCGTCCTCGTCTCCTACATCCAGGAGCACGGCCCCGGCAACTGGCGCGCCGTCCCGACCAGAACCG GGCTGATGCGGTGCAGCAAGAGCTGCCGGCTGCGGTGGACCAACTACCTCCGCCCGGGCATCAAGCGCGGTAACTTCACCGACCAGGAGGAGAAGCTTATCGTCCACCTCCAAGCTCTCCTCGGCAACAG GTGGGCGGCCATCGCGTCGTACCTGCCGGAGCGGACGGACAACGAcatcaagaactactggaacacGCACCTCAAGCGTAAGCTGCagagcggcggcgaaggcgcggCCAAACCGCCGGCGCACAGGCCGGCCTCGTCCTCCAAGGGCCAGTGGGAGAGGCGGCTGCAGACGGACATCGACATGGCGCGCCGCGCGCTTCGCGAGGCCCTGACGCCGCTCGGCGACCTGAAGACGCAGCAGCACGACGGCGTCGACGCGGCCGGCgctggcaccggcggcggcgacagcccGGCGTCGAGCTCGTCGGGCGCGTCGCAGTGTTCCccctcggcggccgcgccgggGCCGTACGTCCTGACCACGGAGAACATCTCGCGGATGCTGGACGGGTGGGCCGGCGGCAGGAAggtccgccgcggcggcagtgCCGGCCCAGGCACGCCCGGCGGGGCCGAGAGCGCGTCCACCGGGTCCTCGGACGCGTCGGAGGTGTCGTacggtggcgccgccgtcgcgtcggcggcgccggccacggCTGGGACCCTCTCCGAATACGAGACGAAGCCGGCCGTCGCGGCCCCGCAGATGCCGCTGTCGGCGATCGAGTCTTGGCTGTTCGACGACGACAGCCACTTCCACCAAGTCCAGAACGCCAGCTTGCTTGACGTGCCCACCATGGATTACCCGTTCTAG